From a single Lolium rigidum isolate FL_2022 chromosome 7, APGP_CSIRO_Lrig_0.1, whole genome shotgun sequence genomic region:
- the LOC124669774 gene encoding GDSL esterase/lipase At1g20120-like, translated as KQEQQAVTAVIVFGDSIMDPGNNNDLHTVVKANHAPYGKDFVGHVATGRFSNGLIPTDFIAQGLNVKQLLPPYLGVQHTPEDLLTGVSFASGATGFDPLTPVIVGVISLEQQLAYYDEYRSKLVGIAGEEETKRIIDGALFVVCAGTDDIANTYYTTPLRSAEYDIPAYVDLLLVGVESFLRNVSARGAKRIGFVGLPPIGCVPSQRTLGGGPHRSCVPERNAAAQLYNTKVQELIGELGKDTAAFPTLVYIDIYTVIQDLVDHGERYGFTETTRGCCSTGTVEVAVLCDARFAPVCDDVSQHVFFDSYHPTQRAYKVIVDYIFDHYMQFLHL; from the exons GTGACGGCGGTGATCGTCTTCGGCGACTCCATCATGGACCCCGGCAACAACAACGACCTCCACACCGTGGTCAAGGCGAACCACGCGCCCTACGGCAAGGACTTTGTCGGCCATGTGGCCACCGGGCGCTTCTCCAACGGGCTCATACCCACCGACTTCATCG CACAAGGCCTTAACGTGAAGCAGCTACTGCCTCCATACCTCGGCGTGCAGCACACGCCGGAGGACCTCCTCACCGGCGTCAGCTTCGCGTCTGGTGCCACCGGATTCGATCCTCTCACCCCTGTCATCGTG GGCGTTATCTCTTTGGAGCAGCAGCTGGCGTACTACGACGAGTACCGGAGCAAGCTAGTGggcatcgccggcgaggaggagacgAAGCGGATCATCGACGGCGCTCTGTTCGTCGTGTGCGCCGGCACGGACGACATCGCCAACACCTACTACACCACCCCGTTGAGGAGCGCCGAGTACGACATCCCCGCCTACGTGGACCTCCTCCTTGTCGGCGTCGAGTCCTTCCTCCGCAACGTCAGCGCGCGCGGCGCCAAGCGGATCGGCTTCGTCGGGCTTCCCCCAATCGGCTGCGTGCCGTCGCAGCGGACCCTCGGCGGCGGTCCTCACCGGAGCTGCGTGCCGGAGCGCAATGCCGCCGCACAGCTCTACAACACCAAGGTCCAGGAGCTGATCGGCGAGCTGGGAAAGGACACGGCCGCGTTCCCCACCCTCGTCTACATCGACATCTACACCGTGATCCAGGACCTGGTGGACCACGGGGAGCGGTACGGGTTCACGGAGACGACGCGCGGCTGCTGCAGCACCgggacggtggaggtggcggtgctgTGCGACGCGAGGTTCGCGCCCGTGTGCGACGATGTGTCTCAGCACGTCTTCTTCGACAGCTACCACCCCACACAGCGGGCGTACAAGGTCATCGTCGACTACATCTTCGACCACTACATGCAGTTCCTGCATCTTTGA